The genomic region TTCCCATCATACTGAATAAAAAAATCGCTCTATCCAGCTCTGTATCCGATTTTAATTTAAAAGCCGTTTTGGTATCGTTAAATATCTTTTTTCTAATCATGGGATCTCTTTAATTGTCGCAAATATAATTATTGAATATTGATTTTGGTTTAATAATTTCTCCTTATTTTCGAAACCGATTTAAAGATTCAAAATCATGGAAAACACGGCAAAAGGAACCGTTTTTTATAAAGAAGAAGCATATCAAAAAATTAATGACTATCTAGTACAACACACCCCTTCTAAGATATTTATTTTAGTAGATACTAATACACACGAACATTGTTTACCTGGATTTTTACCTAAAATTTCAACAGCAACAACTATAGAAATTATAGAGATTGAAGCAGGCGAGCCTTTTAAAAATCTAGATACCTGTTTGGGAGTATGGCAAACCATGTCTGATCTTGAAGGCGATCGTAAAAGTTTAATGATCAATCTTGGTGGTGGTGTGGTAACGGATCTTGGCGGTTTTGTTGCTTCAACTTTTAAACGCGGAATCAATTATATTAATGTTCCCACTACCCTACTTGCTATGGTAGATGCTTCGGTTGGTGGTAAAACCGGGGTGGACCTGGGAAATCTTAAAAATCAAATTGGGATTATCTCGAATGCTGAAATGGTAATTGTAGATTCAGATTACCTGGCCACACTGCCTTCTGAAGAAATGAGAAGCGGTTTAGCTGAAATCTTAAAACATGGCTTGATAGCAGATGAGGCTTATTGGGAAAAAGTAGGAAATCTTAGTGAACTTACGCTAAATGATCTGGATGATATCATAAGGGTTTCAGTAGGGATTAAAGCAAAAGTGGTTGCTGAAGATCCTTATGAGAACGGATTGCGAAAAACATTAAATTACGGCCATACGCTAGGACACGCTATAGAATCTTATTGTTTAACCCATACCCAAAAGAAAACATTATTACACGGTGAAGCAGTTGCTTTGGGGATTATTCTCGCAACATATATTTCTAAGGAGTTAAAAGATTTCCCTTCAGAAAAACTTGATAGTATCACCAAACGTATTGTTGAACTTTATGGTAAGGTAGAATTTTCTAAAAATGATATTGATGCTATTATCGATTTAATGAAGTACGACAAGAAAAATGAAGCCGGAAAAATAAATTTTGTGCTCCTTAAAGATATAGGAGAAACCGAGATTGACTGCCAGGTACCAAATAATATAATATTTGATGCCTTTGAATTTTATAAAAACGCCTGATTATTATAAATTTATTATTCTATTAAAAATTTACCCTAAGCCTTTGAGGTTTTATATTTTTATTTATAATTGCAAAAAAATCAACCCTATAAAATGAAAAGAGTAATTGTTGACTTTAAAAAACTAACTCCGGAGATATTAAGCCTTCTTGTAGAGAAGTACCCTGATGGCTATGATGATGATCACATCATTTCCTTTAAAAATGCAAAGGGAGAAACGATTGATGCGGTTGAAGTACGAACTGAAGACGCCATTTACCTGGTGAAGGTAAGTACACGTTTAGAAAACACTATGGCTAATTTTGATGAGGAAGATTATGATGACGACGACTTTAACGAGCCAATCGTAGACATCCCAGAGAAGGATAACGACGAAGAGGAAGATGATTAAGACCTTGATAAAGGTTTAAATTCCCCGAGTCTTTCTTTT from Zunongwangia profunda SM-A87 harbors:
- the aroB gene encoding 3-dehydroquinate synthase, which produces MENTAKGTVFYKEEAYQKINDYLVQHTPSKIFILVDTNTHEHCLPGFLPKISTATTIEIIEIEAGEPFKNLDTCLGVWQTMSDLEGDRKSLMINLGGGVVTDLGGFVASTFKRGINYINVPTTLLAMVDASVGGKTGVDLGNLKNQIGIISNAEMVIVDSDYLATLPSEEMRSGLAEILKHGLIADEAYWEKVGNLSELTLNDLDDIIRVSVGIKAKVVAEDPYENGLRKTLNYGHTLGHAIESYCLTHTQKKTLLHGEAVALGIILATYISKELKDFPSEKLDSITKRIVELYGKVEFSKNDIDAIIDLMKYDKKNEAGKINFVLLKDIGETEIDCQVPNNIIFDAFEFYKNA